The following proteins are encoded in a genomic region of Paraburkholderia sp. BL23I1N1:
- a CDS encoding CpaF family protein → MSLREHLFKQAAEALIAPSLAAADVAVAAEPTATRPANGAADSASNSGLARRAYQQLKMEIHEAIIERVELDKLQHLSPEQVHRELAQLVGRLIEEGNILMNDVERRQLVQDVQDEMLGLGPLEPLLKDPTISDILVNTAHHVYVERRGKLEATDVEFYDNAHLMKVIEKIVSRVGRRIDESVPMVDARLADGSRVNAIIPPSAIDGPLLSIRRFAVNPLKVADLIEYQTFTSPMVQLLEALIKAKINVLISGGTGSGKTTMLNLLSGFIPADERIVTIEDAAELQLRQEHVLRLETRPPNIEGKGEISQRSLVKNALRMRPDRIILGEVRGAEALDMLHAMNTGHEGSMATIHANTARDALTRLENMVSMAGLALPPKAMRQQVASAITVIVQASRLTDGRRKLMSIQEITGMEGDMINMQEIFTFKRTGVDSEGHVNGYFCATGVRPQFTERLQAFGVNVPDHIYDPQKRYEV, encoded by the coding sequence ATGTCACTGCGCGAACACCTTTTCAAGCAGGCAGCCGAGGCGCTGATTGCACCGAGCCTCGCTGCGGCGGATGTGGCCGTCGCAGCGGAGCCGACCGCCACGCGCCCGGCGAATGGCGCCGCAGACTCGGCCTCGAACAGCGGGCTGGCGCGGCGCGCTTACCAGCAGCTCAAGATGGAGATCCATGAAGCGATCATCGAGCGCGTCGAGCTGGACAAGCTGCAGCATCTGTCGCCCGAGCAGGTCCACCGTGAGCTCGCGCAACTGGTCGGCAGGCTGATCGAGGAAGGCAACATCCTGATGAACGACGTCGAGCGCCGCCAACTGGTGCAGGACGTGCAGGACGAGATGCTCGGGCTCGGCCCGCTCGAACCGCTGCTCAAGGACCCGACCATCTCGGACATCCTCGTGAACACCGCCCATCACGTCTATGTCGAGCGGCGCGGCAAGCTCGAGGCCACCGACGTGGAGTTCTACGACAACGCACACCTGATGAAGGTGATCGAAAAAATCGTCTCACGGGTGGGTCGGCGCATCGACGAATCGGTGCCGATGGTCGATGCGCGGCTCGCCGACGGCTCACGCGTGAACGCGATCATCCCGCCTTCGGCAATTGACGGCCCGCTGCTGTCGATCCGGCGTTTCGCGGTGAATCCGCTGAAAGTGGCGGACCTGATCGAATACCAGACCTTCACCTCGCCGATGGTGCAACTGCTCGAAGCGCTGATCAAGGCGAAGATCAACGTGCTGATTTCAGGCGGCACCGGCAGCGGCAAAACCACGATGCTGAATCTGCTGTCGGGCTTCATCCCGGCGGACGAACGGATCGTGACGATCGAAGACGCGGCCGAACTGCAACTGCGTCAGGAGCACGTGCTGCGCCTCGAAACGCGGCCACCGAACATCGAAGGCAAGGGCGAGATCAGCCAGCGCTCGCTTGTCAAGAACGCGCTGCGGATGCGCCCGGACCGCATCATCCTCGGCGAAGTGCGCGGCGCCGAAGCCCTCGATATGCTGCATGCGATGAACACCGGCCACGAAGGCTCGATGGCCACAATCCACGCCAACACCGCGCGCGATGCGCTGACCCGGCTCGAAAACATGGTCAGCATGGCGGGTCTCGCGTTACCGCCCAAGGCGATGCGCCAGCAGGTCGCCTCGGCGATCACGGTGATCGTGCAGGCCTCGCGTCTCACCGATGGCCGCCGCAAGTTGATGAGCATTCAGGAAATCACCGGCATGGAAGGCGACATGATCAACATGCAGGAGATCTTCACCTTCAAGCGCACCGGCGTGGATAGTGAAGGGCACGTGAATGGCTACTTCTGCGCGACCGGCGTGCGGCCGCAATTCACCGAGCGGCTGCAGGCCTTCGGAGTGAACGTGCCGGACCATATCTACGATCCGCAGAAGCGCTATGAAGTCTGA
- a CDS encoding type II secretion system F family protein yields the protein MNTMQIVLLGATFIIVFGAALGVMLITRPNVLQRRLEAIAPGGIGQSESVGSTVAEGRPQWLETIAKASAHVAKLSLPTEGWDKSALRTRFMNAGWRGAAAPAIYFAAKTVFALGMPLVALLMLGSLPSNVPHSLALVAVLLMLLATLGYYLPNVVLARQIDRRQQDIFESLPDALDLMTVCVEAGLGVDAAMLRVADEIHVKSQVLSDELSLVLLELRAGSSRDKALRNLAMRTGVADVETLVAMLVQAERFGTSVGAALRVQTDMLRTRRRHLAEERAAKVALKLLFPLMFFIFPALLIVLLGPAVIQIYRVMLPTVSGIGG from the coding sequence ATGAACACCATGCAAATCGTGTTGCTGGGCGCGACCTTCATCATCGTCTTCGGCGCGGCGCTGGGCGTCATGCTGATCACACGGCCCAACGTCTTGCAGCGGCGCCTCGAGGCAATCGCGCCCGGCGGCATCGGCCAAAGTGAGAGCGTCGGGAGCACGGTGGCGGAGGGCCGCCCGCAATGGCTGGAGACGATCGCCAAGGCGTCCGCGCATGTGGCCAAGCTATCGTTGCCCACAGAGGGCTGGGACAAGTCCGCACTACGCACGCGTTTCATGAACGCCGGCTGGCGTGGCGCCGCGGCTCCGGCGATCTATTTCGCTGCGAAGACGGTATTTGCGCTCGGTATGCCGCTGGTCGCGCTGCTCATGCTGGGGAGCTTGCCGAGTAACGTGCCGCACAGCCTCGCGCTGGTCGCTGTGCTGCTGATGTTGCTGGCGACGCTGGGCTACTACCTGCCGAACGTCGTGTTGGCGCGCCAGATCGACCGTCGGCAGCAGGACATTTTCGAAAGCCTGCCCGATGCGCTCGACCTGATGACCGTGTGTGTGGAGGCTGGCCTCGGTGTCGACGCGGCGATGCTGCGTGTGGCCGACGAGATTCACGTGAAGAGCCAGGTGTTGAGCGACGAGCTCTCACTCGTGCTGCTCGAGTTGCGCGCCGGATCGAGCCGCGACAAGGCCTTGCGCAATCTGGCGATGCGCACCGGCGTGGCCGATGTGGAGACGCTGGTGGCGATGCTGGTCCAGGCTGAGCGTTTCGGCACCAGTGTGGGCGCCGCGTTGCGTGTGCAGACGGACATGCTGCGCACGAGGCGGCGCCACCTTGCCGAGGAGCGTGCCGCGAAAGTCGCGTTGAAGCTGCTGTTTCCGTTGATGTTCTTCATTTTCCCGGCGCTTCTGATCGTGCTGCTCGGACCGGCTGTGATCCAGATCTATCGCGTGATGTTGCCGACGGTCAGCGGAATCGGGGGATGA
- a CDS encoding AAA family ATPase — MINILLVSSDLGRAQQIAAVIAASGVGHQLRTLAVGLKQVCADKDALQAADLLIFDGYHLTQDDIDSLEKLSSRHRELVCTLVTPAPSHDVLIQAMRAGVRNVALWPIDRDSFVADLKRVAGRHVEAARHDGQVLSFVSCKGGSGTTFIAVNLGYALATLRNKRVLFVDLNQQFGDAACLVCDKTPPATIAEVCAQIERLDASFLDACLTHAYPNFDVLAGAGDPVKAGDIKVAHLERIVALIRHEYDVVIFDVGQSVNPVSIFALDHSDLIFPVLRSSVPHIRAGQRLMHLFQSLGYPAERVRVLINQYDKRGQIDLKTVEDVIGAKVSKVLPHDARPVRDSVNQGVPVLKLQRSSPISKSLAELADSLAPAPKASGNSVLTKLFRARPRAQPSPT, encoded by the coding sequence ATGATCAATATCCTGTTAGTTTCATCGGACCTGGGGCGCGCTCAGCAGATCGCTGCGGTGATTGCCGCCAGCGGTGTGGGACACCAACTCAGGACGCTGGCAGTGGGCCTGAAGCAGGTGTGCGCCGACAAGGACGCGCTGCAAGCCGCGGACCTCTTGATCTTCGACGGCTATCACTTGACGCAGGACGATATCGACTCGCTCGAAAAGCTGTCGAGCCGCCATCGCGAGCTAGTCTGCACGCTGGTTACACCGGCACCGTCGCACGACGTGCTCATCCAGGCGATGCGCGCGGGCGTGCGCAACGTCGCGCTGTGGCCGATCGATCGCGACAGCTTCGTAGCTGACCTCAAACGCGTCGCCGGGCGTCACGTCGAGGCGGCGCGCCACGACGGCCAGGTGTTGTCGTTCGTGTCGTGCAAGGGCGGCAGCGGCACCACTTTCATTGCCGTCAACCTCGGCTACGCGCTCGCCACGCTGCGCAACAAGCGCGTGCTGTTCGTCGATCTGAACCAGCAGTTCGGCGACGCCGCCTGTCTGGTCTGCGACAAGACTCCGCCCGCCACCATCGCGGAGGTCTGCGCGCAGATCGAACGTCTCGATGCGTCGTTTCTCGATGCCTGCCTGACCCATGCCTACCCCAACTTCGATGTGCTGGCCGGGGCGGGCGACCCGGTCAAGGCGGGCGATATCAAGGTCGCCCACCTCGAGCGGATCGTCGCACTGATCCGCCATGAGTACGACGTCGTGATCTTCGATGTCGGCCAGAGCGTGAACCCGGTCTCGATCTTTGCGCTCGACCACAGCGACCTGATCTTTCCGGTGCTGCGCTCGAGCGTTCCGCACATTCGCGCCGGGCAGCGGTTGATGCATCTGTTCCAGTCGCTCGGTTATCCGGCCGAGCGTGTGCGGGTGCTCATCAACCAGTATGACAAGCGCGGCCAGATCGACCTGAAGACCGTCGAGGACGTGATCGGCGCCAAGGTCTCGAAGGTACTGCCGCACGACGCCCGCCCGGTGCGCGACTCAGTCAACCAAGGCGTGCCGGTGCTCAAGCTGCAGAGGAGCAGCCCGATCTCGAAGAGCCTTGCCGAACTCGCCGATAGCCTGGCGCCGGCGCCCAAGGCGTCGGGCAACTCGGTGCTGACAAAGCTGTTCCGGGCCAGGCCGCGGGCTCAGCCTAGTCCTACGTGA
- a CDS encoding type II secretion system F family protein, giving the protein MNRLFLGFAVLLFFAVVLVIEAGYLWWNSHHGPVVKRLDQRIRAMSVGGEIGTAQLSILKARLLSDSPSLTKLLLAIPRIHMLDRLLLQSGRDWSVGRFLTYTLVLPCVAAAVALCLGVPLLPSLALAAVFALLPLGHVHRSRSKRIAVLERQLPEAADLISRALRAGHSFPSSLGMVGEELAKPLGGEFQTTFDEISYGVSMNDALKNMVARVPVMDLRYFVIAVLIQREAGGNLSEILDNISQIIRERLKLLSKVKVLSAEGRLSAWILGVLPFALAGVIMLINPDFFMGLINDPAGLKVIGVSLVSMLLGIVWMRKVIRIHV; this is encoded by the coding sequence ATGAACAGATTGTTTCTTGGGTTTGCCGTGTTGCTGTTTTTCGCCGTGGTGCTCGTGATCGAAGCGGGCTACCTGTGGTGGAACAGTCATCATGGGCCGGTGGTCAAGCGGCTCGATCAGCGCATTCGCGCGATGTCGGTGGGCGGCGAAATTGGCACCGCACAGTTGTCGATTCTGAAAGCACGGCTGCTGAGCGATTCGCCTTCGCTAACGAAGCTGCTGCTCGCGATTCCGCGCATCCACATGCTGGACCGGTTGCTGCTGCAGTCGGGGCGCGACTGGTCGGTGGGGCGGTTTCTCACCTATACGCTCGTGTTGCCATGTGTGGCCGCGGCGGTCGCGCTGTGCCTCGGCGTGCCGCTGCTGCCTTCGCTTGCGCTCGCGGCAGTGTTCGCGCTGCTGCCGCTCGGGCATGTGCATCGCAGCCGTTCGAAACGTATCGCGGTGCTCGAGCGGCAGTTGCCCGAGGCAGCGGACCTGATCAGCCGCGCGCTGCGCGCCGGGCACTCGTTCCCGAGTTCACTCGGCATGGTGGGCGAAGAACTCGCCAAGCCGCTTGGCGGCGAGTTTCAGACCACCTTCGATGAGATCAGCTACGGCGTGTCGATGAACGACGCACTGAAGAACATGGTGGCGCGCGTACCGGTCATGGACCTGCGCTACTTTGTGATTGCGGTGCTGATCCAGCGCGAGGCGGGCGGCAACCTATCCGAAATCCTCGACAACATCAGCCAGATCATCCGCGAGCGGCTGAAGCTGCTGAGCAAGGTCAAGGTGCTGTCGGCTGAAGGGCGTCTCTCGGCATGGATTCTCGGCGTGCTGCCGTTCGCTCTCGCCGGGGTGATCATGCTGATCAATCCGGACTTCTTTATGGGGCTGATCAACGATCCCGCGGGCTTGAAGGTGATCGGCGTCTCGCTGGTCAGCATGTTGTTGGGCATTGTCTGGATGCGCAAAGTCATCCGGATCCACGTCTGA
- a CDS encoding vWA domain-containing protein, translating into MKTTGYAGRRSSRLNRRHKQRGAVSIIVAASIVLLIGVVGIAVDSGLGYMVKAKLDAAADAAAIAAGEAVTTGSTQAAQAANAIAAANSFFAANYPAGYLGTTATLNAPSVVFNQGTITIDTSAQASMPVGFMHLFGFNLLNVASASETVRKDLDLVLIIDTTGSMATDPAVPPAVRSAAITFLQQFDPLTDRVSLIHFAYGTVVDQPFNGNARGFDMAAMTKSINAFNFAGSTNSEEAYWNALNQLNTVITQPSSLRVIVFFSDGAPNSFASIFPTKNQNCNSVAGTIISGDTPSTPAALYADNVQSQQLSSPCYNNNASKLITQLPTWYNAHNTSWLNNQTIPVITNTPRVVTSTVNYANVNNAGRNIAEAMANLARSEGTYVYAIGRGSELLTPEGANGEIGQNVLMCMANTANSLPRCYNPKQPVGVYCSALTPADMTPCFSRLASEILRIAK; encoded by the coding sequence ATGAAAACAACTGGCTATGCTGGGCGCAGATCCAGCAGACTTAACAGAAGACATAAGCAGCGCGGCGCCGTCAGCATCATCGTCGCTGCTTCCATCGTGCTCCTGATCGGCGTGGTGGGGATCGCCGTCGATTCGGGGCTGGGCTATATGGTCAAGGCCAAGCTCGACGCCGCCGCCGATGCGGCCGCGATCGCCGCGGGCGAGGCCGTCACCACCGGCAGCACCCAGGCGGCGCAGGCGGCCAATGCCATAGCGGCTGCCAACAGCTTCTTCGCCGCCAACTATCCGGCGGGCTACCTCGGCACGACGGCAACGCTGAATGCGCCCTCGGTGGTCTTCAACCAGGGCACGATTACGATCGACACGTCGGCGCAGGCAAGCATGCCGGTCGGCTTCATGCACCTGTTCGGCTTCAACCTGCTGAACGTGGCGAGCGCTTCCGAGACCGTCAGAAAAGATCTCGACCTGGTGCTCATCATCGACACCACTGGCTCGATGGCCACCGACCCAGCCGTGCCACCGGCGGTGCGTTCGGCGGCAATCACGTTCCTGCAGCAATTCGACCCGCTCACCGACCGGGTTTCGCTGATCCACTTCGCCTACGGTACGGTCGTCGACCAGCCATTCAACGGTAACGCCCGCGGCTTCGATATGGCGGCGATGACCAAAAGCATCAATGCGTTCAACTTTGCCGGCAGCACCAATTCGGAGGAAGCCTACTGGAATGCCCTCAACCAGCTGAACACCGTGATTACCCAACCGTCGAGCCTGCGAGTCATCGTGTTCTTCTCGGACGGTGCGCCCAACAGCTTCGCCTCGATTTTCCCGACCAAGAACCAGAACTGCAATTCTGTGGCCGGCACCATTATTAGCGGCGACACGCCGAGCACGCCGGCCGCGCTCTACGCTGACAACGTGCAGAGCCAGCAGCTCAGCTCGCCCTGTTACAACAACAATGCGTCGAAGCTGATCACGCAGTTGCCAACCTGGTACAACGCGCACAACACGTCGTGGCTCAACAATCAGACGATACCGGTGATCACCAACACGCCGCGTGTCGTTACCAGCACGGTGAACTATGCCAACGTGAACAACGCTGGACGCAACATTGCCGAAGCGATGGCCAACCTGGCCCGCAGCGAGGGCACCTATGTCTACGCAATCGGCCGCGGCTCGGAACTCCTGACGCCCGAAGGCGCGAACGGAGAAATCGGCCAGAACGTGCTGATGTGCATGGCCAATACGGCGAACTCGCTGCCGCGTTGCTACAACCCGAAGCAGCCGGTCGGGGTGTATTGCAGCGCGTTGACGCCGGCCGACATGACGCCGTGTTTTTCCAGGCTCGCTTCGGAAATACTACGAATTGCGAAGTAG
- a CDS encoding isoprenylcysteine carboxylmethyltransferase family protein — translation MTPAKPMTEALAIDWGTLLVNVVARAMTVLLMSVFAYAAMRQWLAAPERITLMLMVISELTAVGVSLVSRSPQKRDWTPTTFVCTVAATYYFLAVWLAPGIHLVPEAVGTTLQVAGLGWQIFAKLSLRRSFGLLPANRGIVSSGAYRFMRHPIYLGYCIADIGFLLANFGLQNLLVYGALFLLQGYRIMREEKLLSADEGYRIYKGKVRYRVIPGLF, via the coding sequence ATGACACCAGCCAAACCCATGACTGAAGCGTTGGCGATCGACTGGGGCACGCTCCTCGTCAACGTGGTCGCGCGCGCGATGACGGTGCTGCTGATGAGCGTGTTCGCTTACGCTGCGATGCGGCAATGGCTCGCCGCGCCTGAGCGCATCACGCTGATGTTGATGGTGATCTCGGAGCTGACGGCGGTGGGGGTATCGCTCGTATCGCGTTCGCCGCAAAAGCGCGACTGGACGCCGACGACCTTCGTCTGCACGGTCGCGGCAACCTACTATTTCCTCGCCGTGTGGCTTGCGCCCGGCATTCATCTGGTGCCGGAGGCGGTCGGGACGACGCTGCAGGTGGCCGGCCTCGGCTGGCAGATTTTCGCCAAGTTGTCGTTGCGCCGCTCGTTCGGACTGCTGCCGGCCAATCGCGGAATTGTCTCGTCCGGTGCGTACCGGTTCATGCGGCACCCGATTTATCTCGGCTACTGCATTGCCGATATCGGTTTCCTGCTGGCTAATTTTGGGCTTCAGAACCTGCTGGTCTATGGCGCTTTGTTTTTGCTGCAGGGCTACCGGATCATGCGCGAGGAAAAGCTTCTCTCCGCCGATGAGGGCTATCGGATCTACAAGGGCAAGGTGCGTTACCGTGTAATTCCGGGTTTGTTTTGA
- a CDS encoding TadE/TadG family type IV pilus assembly protein, giving the protein MKTVPHMSHLETRRTMAGIASIEFAVLLPMLLLLAVPTYDLARNIQANMILVNVSREGANLALRASLTYPMETIMNDLASTTPPLDMANRGMIYITEVMGNSENCNAQGTNCTIRNIVLAQYEWQPNGQQGAYTPSSAVWNCSSGNWGSDGNCGGIGAGLAAPTANALTGQLAAGQIVYVVESFYKMQYLFGAANFGFGASTTVLNPNLYSMNVF; this is encoded by the coding sequence ATGAAAACCGTTCCTCACATGAGCCACCTCGAAACACGGCGCACGATGGCGGGCATCGCATCAATCGAGTTCGCCGTGCTGCTGCCAATGCTCTTGCTGCTCGCCGTGCCGACCTACGACCTCGCGCGCAACATTCAGGCCAACATGATTCTCGTGAACGTGAGCCGGGAGGGCGCCAACCTCGCGTTGCGAGCCTCGCTGACTTACCCGATGGAAACCATCATGAATGATCTGGCGTCGACCACGCCGCCGCTCGACATGGCCAATCGCGGCATGATCTACATCACCGAGGTCATGGGCAACAGCGAAAACTGCAACGCGCAGGGCACCAACTGCACGATCCGCAACATCGTGCTCGCGCAATACGAATGGCAACCCAACGGGCAGCAGGGCGCTTATACGCCCTCGAGCGCCGTGTGGAACTGCAGTTCGGGCAACTGGGGCAGCGACGGCAACTGCGGTGGAATTGGCGCGGGTCTCGCCGCACCGACCGCCAATGCGTTGACAGGGCAGCTGGCGGCGGGCCAGATCGTCTATGTGGTCGAAAGCTTCTACAAGATGCAGTACCTGTTTGGCGCAGCGAACTTTGGGTTCGGCGCGTCGACCACGGTGCTCAATCCCAATCTGTATTCGATGAACGTGTTTTGA
- a CDS encoding DUF4239 domain-containing protein, with product MSEISSALLVFALLLVGTGLGVWVRPLLPEEHKAHETVQLIQLVIGMLVTFAALVLGLMTASAKSSFDTASNDLRTFAADLIEFDTTLREYGGSTDEARNLLRVYTAAAIASTWPNEPAPAGDYPRDIGSQDNSQKLENVRLGDMLTAVGRQLRQLQAREPLQQRTLDDALTQYRRTVDARWKIIEEAHSSISLPFLMTLTFWLCVIFLSFGLIAPRNALALVTISLGAVSIASAIYVIVDLDTPFTGPIVISSLPMRDALEHLRR from the coding sequence ATGTCAGAAATAAGCTCGGCTCTGCTGGTTTTCGCTTTATTGCTTGTCGGAACCGGCTTGGGCGTGTGGGTGCGGCCCTTGCTGCCCGAGGAGCATAAGGCGCACGAAACCGTGCAACTCATCCAGCTGGTTATCGGCATGCTGGTGACGTTTGCCGCTTTGGTGCTCGGGTTGATGACGGCGTCCGCGAAATCCAGTTTCGACACCGCATCGAATGATTTGCGCACCTTCGCGGCCGACCTGATCGAATTCGACACGACCTTGCGGGAATACGGCGGCAGTACTGATGAGGCCCGGAACCTGCTTCGCGTGTACACCGCGGCGGCGATTGCATCGACATGGCCCAACGAACCGGCTCCGGCCGGTGACTATCCGCGGGACATCGGATCACAGGACAACTCGCAGAAGCTGGAAAACGTGCGGCTCGGCGATATGTTGACCGCGGTGGGGCGGCAGTTGCGGCAATTGCAGGCGCGTGAGCCACTGCAACAGCGCACGCTCGACGATGCATTGACGCAATATCGGCGAACCGTGGATGCTCGATGGAAGATCATCGAGGAAGCGCACAGCTCAATTTCTCTGCCATTTCTGATGACACTGACGTTCTGGTTATGCGTGATCTTTCTCAGCTTCGGATTGATCGCGCCACGCAATGCGTTGGCGTTGGTCACGATCTCGCTTGGCGCAGTATCGATTGCTTCTGCCATCTACGTGATCGTTGATCTGGATACGCCGTTCACCGGGCCGATTGTCATTTCCAGTTTGCCGATGAGAGATGCGCTGGAGCACCTCAGGCGGTGA
- a CDS encoding TadE/TadG family type IV pilus assembly protein, with translation MSGSKRRIVRRSRKGQNGSTVVEFAIVAPLLFFVVCMIIDLGLMFWVNLTMQYAVHEGARYAVTGQSNLDPNAASQQRYLAVIQDIEDASMGLYTLVNPAISVTVNGVPATYGANMFGGPGDLIVLQLNCAWPLLTPLIKPFFTGGQYSFTVAATMRNEGY, from the coding sequence ATGAGTGGGTCAAAACGCAGGATCGTCAGGCGCTCGCGCAAGGGGCAGAACGGCTCGACCGTGGTGGAGTTCGCGATCGTCGCGCCGCTGCTGTTCTTTGTGGTCTGCATGATCATCGACCTCGGGCTGATGTTCTGGGTCAATCTGACGATGCAGTACGCCGTGCATGAAGGCGCACGTTATGCGGTCACCGGGCAGAGCAACCTCGATCCGAATGCCGCCAGCCAGCAACGCTATCTGGCCGTGATCCAGGACATCGAGGATGCCTCGATGGGACTCTATACCCTCGTCAACCCAGCCATCTCGGTGACGGTCAACGGCGTACCCGCGACGTATGGTGCGAACATGTTCGGCGGTCCCGGCGATCTGATCGTGCTGCAGCTCAATTGTGCGTGGCCGCTTCTTACCCCGTTGATCAAGCCGTTCTTCACCGGTGGGCAGTACTCGTTCACCGTCGCGGCGACCATGCGTAACGAGGGCTACTGA
- a CDS encoding type II and III secretion system protein family protein, translated as MNHIHDSDARCIERCHPHSARARHAARFTLVALACVNLCSAPVEAQSAGADAAKPLTVAANGVNLTIGVSRAAATAAEAGQIKGPSCTGEVRQHSTVGVAVGKSTMVALPEPVRTRTVGNPDIVQAMLVSPQTLYLLGTDVGATNMIIQGRSGSCSVIDVVVGVDPGGLQATLASLMPEEHDVRVSAAADSLVLSGTVADAVKVQRVLELANAFVQRATKPVVQAQGASGAAAAAGAGGGGLIQPADKNLRIINMLTVGAPQQVMLEVKVAEVSKTLIDELGAEATLNGSFGSWTFGLLANFLSGGAGKGFAVKSNKLPFGLAVDAQKSDQLVKVLAEPNLMAISGQQASFLAGGKVFIPVAQTANGTTTITLQEEDFGIGLTFTPTVLEGGRINLTVAPEVSDLSPTGATVTSSSGNTTAVLPLITTRRASTTLQVLDGQSFAIGGLIKNNITGTINALPGAGEIPVLGALFRSTNFQQDRTELVFVVTPHLVKPLPANYTLPTDHFGEVNEAGVLLTGNMEGSTALHTPPPAAGAPQSALPTVAPGVTAGSNSGTVAPADHGVVAPATSGQPTAPASALPATTSGPLPAAAPAPAAPAPAAPAQPLSTSGATLDNSASQRVSNVAAMGAQSAQGAPHGSDDSAKPDVYAVANPPASGQALPPPTAKAP; from the coding sequence ATGAACCATATTCATGACAGCGACGCGCGCTGCATCGAACGATGCCATCCGCACAGTGCACGGGCGCGGCACGCCGCGCGCTTCACGCTGGTGGCACTGGCCTGTGTGAACCTGTGCAGTGCGCCGGTCGAGGCGCAATCGGCGGGGGCCGATGCCGCAAAGCCGCTCACGGTGGCGGCGAACGGGGTGAACCTCACGATCGGCGTGAGCCGCGCCGCTGCGACGGCCGCCGAGGCAGGCCAGATCAAGGGACCGAGCTGTACCGGCGAAGTGCGCCAACACAGCACCGTCGGCGTCGCAGTCGGCAAGTCGACGATGGTCGCGCTACCCGAACCGGTTCGCACCCGTACGGTGGGCAACCCGGATATCGTTCAGGCAATGCTGGTGTCGCCGCAGACCTTGTACCTGCTCGGCACCGACGTCGGCGCGACCAACATGATCATCCAGGGCCGCAGCGGTTCGTGCAGCGTGATCGACGTGGTGGTGGGCGTCGACCCGGGTGGCCTGCAGGCGACGCTGGCTTCGCTGATGCCGGAAGAACACGATGTGCGCGTCAGTGCGGCCGCCGACAGCCTCGTGCTGAGCGGCACCGTGGCGGATGCCGTCAAGGTGCAGCGAGTTCTCGAACTGGCCAACGCGTTCGTGCAGCGCGCTACCAAGCCGGTCGTGCAGGCCCAGGGCGCAAGCGGCGCAGCCGCCGCGGCCGGAGCGGGCGGTGGCGGCCTCATCCAGCCTGCCGACAAAAACCTGCGCATCATCAACATGCTGACGGTGGGCGCGCCGCAACAGGTGATGCTGGAAGTGAAGGTCGCGGAAGTCTCGAAGACGCTGATCGACGAACTCGGTGCGGAGGCGACCCTGAATGGCAGCTTCGGCAGTTGGACCTTCGGTCTGCTCGCCAATTTCCTGAGCGGCGGCGCGGGTAAGGGCTTTGCGGTCAAGTCGAACAAGCTGCCGTTCGGCCTCGCGGTCGATGCGCAAAAGAGCGATCAACTCGTCAAGGTGCTCGCGGAACCGAACCTGATGGCCATTAGCGGCCAGCAGGCAAGCTTTCTCGCCGGTGGTAAGGTGTTCATCCCGGTTGCGCAGACGGCCAACGGCACCACGACGATCACACTGCAGGAAGAGGACTTCGGTATCGGCCTGACGTTTACGCCGACCGTGCTCGAAGGCGGCCGCATCAACCTGACAGTGGCACCTGAAGTGTCGGACCTGTCGCCGACCGGCGCCACGGTGACCTCGTCGTCCGGCAACACCACCGCCGTATTGCCGCTCATCACGACGCGCCGCGCCTCTACGACCTTGCAGGTGCTCGACGGTCAGAGCTTCGCGATTGGCGGCCTGATCAAGAACAACATCACGGGCACGATCAACGCGCTGCCGGGTGCCGGTGAAATTCCGGTGCTGGGTGCCCTGTTTCGCAGCACGAACTTCCAGCAGGACCGCACGGAACTGGTGTTTGTCGTGACGCCGCACCTCGTCAAGCCGCTGCCGGCCAACTACACGTTGCCGACCGATCACTTCGGCGAGGTCAACGAGGCAGGCGTTCTGCTGACCGGCAACATGGAAGGCAGCACGGCGCTGCATACGCCGCCGCCTGCGGCAGGTGCACCGCAATCCGCACTGCCTACGGTTGCGCCTGGTGTCACGGCGGGTTCGAACAGCGGCACGGTTGCCCCCGCTGACCACGGCGTTGTGGCTCCGGCCACCAGCGGCCAGCCGACGGCACCGGCCTCGGCCCTGCCGGCCACCACCTCCGGCCCGCTGCCCGCGGCTGCGCCTGCACCGGCTGCGCCTGCACCGGCTGCGCCGGCCCAACCGCTGAGCACGTCCGGCGCGACCTTGGACAACAGCGCAAGTCAGCGCGTCAGCAATGTGGCGGCAATGGGTGCGCAGAGTGCACAAGGCGCCCCGCATGGCAGCGACGACAGCGCGAAGCCGGATGTCTACGCGGTCGCCAATCCGCCCGCCAGCGGCCAGGCGCTGCCGCCTCCTACCGCGAAGGCGCCTTGA